GTGATCACCATGCTGCCCGCCGCCGTGCATGTGCGCAGCGTGTGGCTGGGCGAAGACGGCGTGCTGGCCGGGATCGGCCAGGGCGTACCGGCGGTGGATTGCAGCACCATCAATCCGCAGACGGCTCGCGATGTGGCAGCGGCGGCGGCCAAGCAGGGTGTGGCCATGGCAGACGCGCCGGTCTCCGGCGGTACGGGCGGCGCAGTGGCGGGCACGTTGACCTTCATGGTTGGCGCGACGGCAGAACTGTTCGCCACCCTGCAACCGGTGCTGGCGCAGATGGGCCGCAACATCGTGCATTGCGGCGAAGTCGGCACCGGCCAGATCGCCAAGATCTGCAACAACCTGCTGCTGGGGATTTCCATGGTCGGCGTCAGCGAAGCCATGGCACTGGGCGATGCGTTGGGGATCGACACCGGTGTGCTGGCCGGCATCATCAACAGCTCCACCGGGCGCTGCTGGAGTTCGGAAATGTACAACCCGTGGCCGGGCATCGTCGAAACGGCGCCGGCGTCGCGCGGTTACACCGGTGGTTTTGGGGCTGAGTTGATGCTCAAGGACCTGGGGCTGGCCACGGAAGCGGCGCGTCAGGCGCATCAGCCGGTGGTGCTCGGTGCGGTGGCGCAGCAGATGTACCAGGCGATGAGCCAGCGCGGGGAAGGGGGCAAGGACTTCTCGGCGATCATCAACAGCTATCGCAAGCCGCAATGATGCTGTGTGGCTGACGCACTCCTCCAATTCAATTGCACATTGAATTGTTATTTACCGGGAAATCACATCGCGTGATCTCCCGGTTTTTTTGCATCAGGCAAACACGAAATACTTGCGTACGGTCTCCACCACTTCCCAGGTGCCTTTCATGCCTGGTTCGATGACAAAAATATCACCGGCACGCAGGTGGATCGGCTCCTTGCCTTCCGGGGTGATGATGCAGTAACCCTCGCGGAAGTCGCAGTATTCCCACTTCACGTATTCCACGTACCACTTGCCGGGTGTGCAGATCCAGGTGCCCATGATCTTGCTGCCGTCTTCGCTGGTGTAGGCATTGAGGTTGACAGTGTGCGGGTCGCCTTCGAGTTTTTCCCATTTGCAGGCGTCCAGCACGGGCAGCGGGTGGGTGTCGCGAAGAACGGTAATCGGTGCGTTTGCGGTCATGATGACTCCAGGCAGGTGATCAGAGCTGAAGACGCATCCTGCCGGGCCCGACGTGGGCCGAGTTGTCTGTGCTCGACATTGGAATGTCCAGAAACGCTCGCGTGCGCATGATCCCACAGGGGAGTGTGATCAACTGTAGGAGCGAGCTTGCTCGCGATGGAGGCCCAGGCGCCGCGGGATGTCAGGTGTCCCGCGTCATCGTTGACGACCATCGCGAGCAAGCTCGCTCCTACAGGGGGGAATGCGGGCAACTGTAGGAGCGAGCCTGCTCGCGATGGAGGCCCAGGCACTGCGGGGTTTCAGGTGTCCAG
This DNA window, taken from Pseudomonas sp. MYb118, encodes the following:
- the mmsB gene encoding 3-hydroxyisobutyrate dehydrogenase, with protein sequence MKIAFIGLGNMGAPMARNLIKAGHSLRLVDLNKAVLAELEQLGGSISATAREAAQGAELVITMLPAAVHVRSVWLGEDGVLAGIGQGVPAVDCSTINPQTARDVAAAAAKQGVAMADAPVSGGTGGAVAGTLTFMVGATAELFATLQPVLAQMGRNIVHCGEVGTGQIAKICNNLLLGISMVGVSEAMALGDALGIDTGVLAGIINSSTGRCWSSEMYNPWPGIVETAPASRGYTGGFGAELMLKDLGLATEAARQAHQPVVLGAVAQQMYQAMSQRGEGGKDFSAIINSYRKPQ
- a CDS encoding cupin domain-containing protein — encoded protein: MTANAPITVLRDTHPLPVLDACKWEKLEGDPHTVNLNAYTSEDGSKIMGTWICTPGKWYVEYVKWEYCDFREGYCIITPEGKEPIHLRAGDIFVIEPGMKGTWEVVETVRKYFVFA